One region of Triticum aestivum cultivar Chinese Spring chromosome 6B, IWGSC CS RefSeq v2.1, whole genome shotgun sequence genomic DNA includes:
- the LOC123135509 gene encoding disease resistance protein Pik-2, whose product MEATGVSLGKAALGGALGYATSKAAEEIALQLGVERDVNFIKDELQMMQSFLMMADEEQSQNKILTTWVKQIGVLAYKVEDSLMDFGLHSEKKQFWGCIPRNPGDRRRIAKEVKQLRAEVEDVSNRNLRYRLIKESSGSKPTVAEERASIATAAMFGINEARPTTLEHQKTSEVDLHQLITSNDLDLRVITMWGTSGDLGKTSAIQDVYDDPKVKKRFGFCAWIRLMHPFNPQEFLRSLVRQFYENSHDLVGEPSFNPQKFLQSLVRQLNENPHDEVGKPEQETSVGAVLAKMDKMDQSDLVHVFNAQLCRNSYLVVINNMSAIEEWHCIKKYFPDNKKQSRIIISTQQVETASLCTEKPYQVSKFKQLSFDQTIYLFHKKNSEEQVNMCCVCGASVGTNEARLAAAENERLKAMCASCSAKPVPDPNEVITAKNTAMPTDEIQKENQGPNSAGEDKACNSAARKKFDLSKTLVLADEVLCGRETEKSIVIKSVVQPDNNQGCKVISVWGMGGLGKTTLVRSIYRSRQLGGWKRAWATALRPFNPEVLLRDLALQLQNTIQEDPTGSTSTGAQKKTISVMKLQDLNEELAQLLRVKKCLVVIDDIWSNFEWDSVKQCLHNAGRIIVTTREKSIAKHCSREDKNMYCLQGLNNAAALDLFMKTVFKNNIGNNNLFPAMMDQARLILQKCDGLPLAISTIGGFLATKPKTAIEWKKMSDGINTELEINPELMTIKKILMRSYDGLPYHLKAAFLYMSIFPEDYRIRWGRLVRRWIAEGYSRDMHGMTATEICRRYFDELLDRSMILSGEGIDQYSQKINSCQLHDMIREICISKARQENLVFTLEEGCCLSDTQGAIRHLVIGSNWKRDKDVLESILDLSHVRSLTVFGEWRPFFISDKMRFLRVLDLEDTLELRDHHLYQIGQLLHLKYFSLRGCRKISCLPNSLRNLRHLETLDVRDTYIDELPTITNLWKLQHLRGDGLFLRRQVLDACLNMFDISNLYRFSKEHPKNVVLPRGIGKLKALHTLGYVNVSCGNGKATLKELGELTQLRKLKVAGISGRNSTELWVAIAGHNQLQSLSVKVEKAFEQGNQIDGYLGEGLLPPSNLESLTLCGELVNATKWIHKLQNLSKLVLWCSKLEQDDAIQALWFLPNLAVLRLMMHSFMGKQLHFQSSSFPNLIVLQLDALDDLRSVLFEKDTMPKLELLQVGWCEKLSVFSRLAALTSLKEIRLGSHLDENLKESVQRQVEERIKHVRVNIISD is encoded by the exons ATGGAGGCGACAGGGGTGAGCTTGGGGAAGGCCGCGCTGGGCGGCGCACTGGGCTATGCCACGTCCAAGGCTGCGGAGGAAATCGCGCTGCAGCTTGGCGTGGAGCGTGACGTGAACTTCATCAAGGACGAGCTGCAGATGATGCAGTCGTTCCTGATGATGGCTGATGAGGAGCAAAGCCAGAACAAGATCCTTACGACTTGGGTGAAACAGATCGGGGTCCTTGCCTACAAAGTGGAGGACAGCCTCATGGATTTTGGCCTCCACTCAGAGAAAAAGCAATTTTGGGGGTGCATTCCCCGCAACCCAGGTGATAGGCGCCGTATCGCCAAGGAGGTGAAGCAGCTGAGGGCTGAGGTGGAGGACGTGAGCAACAGGAACCTGCGCTATCGCCTCATCAAGGAGAGCTCAGGCTCCAAGCCTACCGTGGCAGAGGAGCGGGCCAGCATTGCCACTGCGGCAATGTTTGGCATCAATGAAGCAAGGCCTACCACCTTGGAGCATCAGAAAACATCAGAGGTCGATCTCCACCAGCTGATTACCAGCAACGATTTAGACCTTAGGGTGATCACCATGTGGGGAACCAGTGGTGATCTCGGGAAGACATCCGCCATCCAGGATGTTTATGATGACCCAAAGGTAAAAAAAAGGTTTGGATTCTGTGCTTGGATTAGGTTGATGCATCCTTTCAATCCACAAGAGTTTCTCAGGAGCTTGGTAAGACAATTTTATGAAAATTCCCATGATCTGGTTGGAGAGCCCTCTTTCAATCCACAGAAGTTCCTCCAGAGCTTGGTAAGACAACTAAATGAAAACCCCCATGATGAGGTTGGAAAGCCAGAACAAGAAACAAGTGTTGGGGCCGTTCTGGCAAAGATGGACAAGATGGATCAAAGTGATTTAGTCCATGTGTTTAATGCACAGTTGTGTAGAAATAGCTACCTGGTTGTCATAAATAACATGTCAGCAATAGAAGAGTGGCATTGCATTAAGAAGTACTTTCCCGACAACAAGAAGCAAAGTAGAATCATCATTTCCACGCAGCAAGTTGAAACTGCAAGCTTGTGCACAGAGAAACCGTACCAAGTTTCAAAGTTTAAGCAGTTGTCATTTGATCAAACTATTTATTTGTTCCACAAGAAG AATTCAGAGGAGCAGGTCAACATGTGCTGTGTTTGTGGGGCAAGTGTTGGCACCAATGAAGCAAGGCTGGCTGCGGCAGAGAATGAGAGACTGAAG GCTATGTGTGCATCATGTTCTGCCAAGCCTGTTCCCGACCCAAATGAAGTTATTACTGCTAAGAACACAGCAATGCCCACCGATGAAATACAGAAGGAAAACCAAGGACCGAACAGCGCAGGTGAAGACAAAGCTTGCAACTCAGCTGCTAGAAAGAAGTTTGATCTTAGCAAGACACTGGTACTGGCTGATGAAGTGCTCTGCGGGCGAGAAACAGAGAAATCTATTGTAATCAAATCAGTTGTCCAACCAGACAACAATCAGGGTTGCAAAGTGATCTCAGTTTGGGGAATGGGGGGTCTTGGTAAAACCACTCTTGTCCGAAGCATCTACCGAAGCCGTCAGCTTGGTGGCTGGAAGCGTGCTTGGGCCACTGCATTGCGTCCTTTTAACCCTGAAGTACTCCTTAGAGATTTGGCTTTGCAGCTTCAAAAtactatccaagaagatcctaccgGATCAACATCAACTGGAGCACAAAAGAAAACCATATCGGTGATGAAACTTCAAGATTTGAATGAGGAGCTAGCTCAGTTACTAAGAGTAAAAAAGTGCCTTGTTGTTATTGATGATATATGGTCCAATTTTGAATGGGATTCTGTCAAACAGTGTTTACATAATGCTGGAAGGATCATAGTCACGACAAGAGAAAAAAGTATTGCCAAACATTGTTCAAGAGAAGACAAGAACATGTACTGTCTTCAAGGTCTGAACAATGCTGCTGCACTTGACCTCTTCATGAAAACG gtattcaagaataatattGGAAATAATAATTTATTCCCAGCTATGATGGATCAAGCAAGACTTATCCTGCAGAAATGCGACGGACTTCCCCTTGCAATATCGACTATTGGTGGTTTCCTAGCCACTAAGCCAAAAACAGCTATTGAATGGAAGAAGATGAGTGATGGTATTAACACTGAATTGGAGATAAATCCTGAGCTTATGACAATAAAGAAAATTCTTATGAGGAGCTATGATGGTTTGCCATACCATCTGAAGGCTGCTTTCTTATACATGTCCATATTTCCAGAAGACTACAGAATTAGGTGGGGTCGTTTGGTGAGGCGATGGATTGCAGAGGGTTACTCAAGGGATATGCATGGCATGACTGCAACTGAAATATGTCGGAGGTACTTCGATGAGCTCTTGGATAGGAGTATGATCTTATCAGGAGAAGGGATAGACCAATACAGTCAGAAAATAAATTCCTGCCAACTTCATGACATGATCCGTGAAATATGCATCTCAAAGGCGAGGCAGGAAAACCTTGTTTTCACACTGGAGGAAGGATGCTGTTTGAGTGACACACAAGGCGCAATACGTCATCTTGTCATAGGCAGCAACTGGAAAAGAGATAAAGATGTGCTGGAGAGCATCCTAGACTTGTCACATGTACGGTCGTTGACTGTGTTCGGAGAGTGGAGACCATTTTTCATCTCTGATAAAATGAGGTTCCTCCGAGTGCTTGACTTAGAAGACACACTGGAGTTAAGAGATCACCATCTTTATCAAATTGGGCAGCTCCTTCACCTCAAGTACTTTTCTCTTCGAGGATGTCGGAAGATTTCATGCTTGCCTAATTCTTTGCGGAATTTGAGGCACCTTGAAACACTGGATGTTAGAGATACATATATAGATGAGTTGCCAACAATCACAAATCTTTGGAAGCTACAGCACCTTCGTGGAGATGGTCTTTTCTTAAGACGACAAGTTTTagatgcttgtttgaacatgtttgATATATCCAATCTGTACCGCTTCTCTAAGGAGCATCCAAAAAATGTTGTCCTTCCTAGAGGAATTGGTAAATTGAAGGCCCTTCACACACTGGGTTATGTCAATGTTTCTTGTGGCAATGGAAAGGCCACTCTAAAAGAGTTGGGAGAGCTTACTCAGCTGCGTAAGCTGAAAGTGGCTGGTATCAGTGGGAGAAACAGTACTGAGTTATGGGTTGCCATTGCTGGTCACAATCAACTTCAGTCTTTGTCAGTTAAAGTAGAGAAGGCGTTTGAACAGGGGAATCAGATAGATGGTTATTTGGGTGAGGGTCTGTTGCCACCAAGCAACCTCGAGAGCCTCACTCTGTGTGGTGAGCTAGTCAATGCAACAAAATGGATCCATAAGCTTCAAAATCTCTCCAAGTTGGTGCTATGGTGTAGCAAATTGGAGCAAGATGATGCCATACAAGCCCTATGGTTTCTACCAAATCTTGCAGTTCTACGCCTGATGATGCATTCATTCATGGGGAAACAGCTCCATTTCCAGAGTTCATCTTTCCCGAATCTCATAGTGCTACAGCTCGATGCATTAGATGACCTCCGGTCGGTGTTGTTTGAAAAAGACACAATGCCTAAACTTGAGCTGCTACAAGTTGGTTGGTGCGAAAAGCTGAGTGTATTCTCCAGGTTGGCAGCCTTGACAAGTCTCAAGGAAATTCGGTTGGGTAGTCATCTCGATGAAAATTTGAAGGAATCTGTGCAGAGACAGGTAGAAGAGCGTATCAAGCACGTCAGGGTGAATATTATTAGCGACTAA